Proteins encoded by one window of Candidatus Micrarchaeia archaeon:
- the thsB gene encoding thermosome subunit beta, translating into MARQVSGQDSSVMSEGSQRILGRDAMRINIAIGYAVANIIKTTLGPKGMDKMLVSDLGDIVITNDGATILEEMNVEHPAAKLMVEVAKTQDKEVGDGTTTSVVIAGNLLKKAGDLLDQNIHPTSVIKGYELASKRAEELLTKASEKVHPDDVETLKKIALISMGSKGIGSDSEKAKIGGLVVTALKQVHEKKEGKIVIDQELIKIEKKAGGEVLDTDLITGVLVDKEVVHAGMPKSLKNAKIALIDAALEIEKTETDAKIEITNPNQMEAFLKQEEKMLKEMVDKIASTGANVVFCQKGIDDVAQHYLSKAGIMAVRRVKKSDMEKLARATGAKVASSLDDLSDKDMGFAGTVVEKKISGEAMVFVENCKDPKSVTIFVRGGTDHVVSEVERAVKDAIGAVSSSLEDGSFVTGGGSVEMELSKDLMSYATEIGGREQLAIQGFAEALESIPRTLAENAGMDPIDTLVALRNRHKDKDGKYFGVDVLAGKVGDMFKNGVLEPTKVKRQAMTSATETARLILRIDDIISSRGKSAPMGPGGPGGMGEDM; encoded by the coding sequence ATAAACATCGCCATAGGGTACGCGGTCGCGAACATAATAAAGACCACGCTGGGCCCGAAGGGCATGGACAAGATGCTCGTTTCGGACCTTGGGGACATAGTTATAACAAACGACGGTGCCACCATACTCGAGGAGATGAACGTGGAGCATCCTGCCGCGAAGCTCATGGTCGAGGTCGCGAAGACCCAGGACAAAGAGGTAGGGGACGGAACTACGACCAGCGTGGTCATTGCCGGAAACCTGCTCAAGAAGGCCGGGGACCTGCTGGACCAGAACATACACCCCACTTCGGTGATAAAGGGCTACGAACTCGCGAGCAAGCGGGCTGAAGAACTGCTCACGAAGGCCTCGGAGAAAGTGCATCCGGACGACGTGGAGACGCTGAAGAAGATAGCGCTCATCTCCATGGGCTCCAAGGGAATCGGGAGCGACAGCGAGAAAGCCAAGATTGGCGGGCTCGTTGTCACTGCGCTCAAGCAGGTGCACGAGAAAAAGGAGGGCAAAATCGTCATAGACCAGGAGCTCATAAAGATTGAGAAGAAGGCCGGAGGCGAAGTGCTCGACACCGACCTGATTACGGGCGTGCTCGTGGACAAGGAAGTGGTCCATGCAGGGATGCCCAAGAGCCTGAAGAACGCGAAAATCGCGCTCATAGACGCGGCCCTCGAGATAGAGAAGACCGAGACAGACGCGAAAATCGAGATAACCAACCCGAACCAGATGGAGGCGTTCCTCAAGCAGGAGGAGAAGATGCTCAAGGAAATGGTGGACAAAATTGCGTCCACAGGAGCTAACGTGGTGTTCTGCCAAAAGGGCATAGATGATGTCGCGCAGCACTATCTTTCCAAGGCCGGCATAATGGCTGTCAGGAGAGTAAAGAAGAGCGACATGGAGAAGCTCGCGAGAGCAACAGGCGCGAAAGTCGCCTCGAGCCTCGACGATTTGAGCGATAAGGACATGGGCTTCGCAGGCACAGTGGTCGAGAAGAAAATCTCGGGCGAAGCGATGGTGTTCGTGGAGAACTGCAAGGACCCCAAGAGCGTCACCATATTCGTGCGCGGAGGCACCGACCACGTAGTGAGCGAGGTGGAAAGGGCCGTGAAGGACGCGATAGGCGCGGTTTCCTCAAGCCTCGAAGACGGCTCGTTCGTGACCGGCGGAGGAAGCGTGGAGATGGAGCTCTCGAAGGACCTCATGAGCTACGCGACTGAGATAGGCGGAAGGGAGCAGCTCGCAATCCAGGGGTTCGCAGAGGCGCTGGAGAGCATACCGCGCACCCTTGCCGAGAACGCGGGAATGGACCCGATTGACACCCTCGTTGCGCTGAGGAACAGGCACAAGGACAAGGACGGGAAATACTTCGGCGTGGACGTGCTCGCAGGGAAAGTCGGGGACATGTTCAAGAACGGCGTGCTCGAGCCTACGAAAGTCAAGAGGCAGGCCATGACCAGCGCCACCGAGACCGCGAGGCTCATCCTCAGGATTGATGACATCATCAGTTCAAGGGGGAAGAGCGCGCCCATGGGCCCTGGAGGGCCCGGTGGAATGGGAGAAGACATGTAA